In the Oscillospiraceae bacterium genome, CTGTTTGCCCTGGGCGATGCGAGCGGCAGCCAGGGTGATCTTGCGGGTGACAAAGGTCTCGCCGCGGCGCTCGGACTCGTGGTTGAAGAGGATACCGGAGCAGCAGAACATGTTGTAGGCCTCGCGGTACTCCTTCACGATCCAGAAGCCGTACTGCTTGGCGACGGCGTAGGGGCTGTAGGGGTGGAACGGGGTGTTCTCGTTCTGTGGCACTTCCTCGACCTTGCCGTACAGCTCCGAGGTGGATGCCTGGTAGATGCGGCAGGTGTCGGTCAGGCCGCACAGACGCACGGCCTCCAGCACGCGCAGCACGCCGGTAGCGTCGACATCGGCGGTGAACTCCGGCACATCGAAACTGACCTGGACGTGGCTCTGGGCGGCGAGGTTGTAAATTTCATCGGGGCGGACCTTGCCGACGACCGAGAGGATGCTCATCGAATCGCTGAGGTCGCCGTAATGCAGGTGGAAGTTGGGGTGGCCTTCCAGATGGGCGATGCGCTCTCGGTAATCGACAGAAGAACGGCGGATGATGCCGTGGACATCGTAGCCTTTTTCCAGCAGGAACTCCGCCAGATAGCTGCCGTCCTGGCCGGTGATACCGGTGATGAGTGCTTTTTTCATAACTGTATATCCTTTCTACCGCACTTTTTATACGGCATATAAATGCTTTTGATTGGGTCTTGTTTGTTATTGTAGCGGATTTTTTCCTGTTACTGTAGGGGTAATCTTGCAAAGCAGTAGCATTATATTGACTTTTTGTATGCCGCTGTGGTATGATGCCTGCAAGGAACTTTGGCAGGAGGGCATCATGAAAACACCATTTTTTGACGGCAAGCTGGTACATTCCCGGCGCGTGATCTACACGCCCTCCCCTTTTGCGCGGTCGAACCTCATCCATCTGCAGGAGGTGGGCAGTTTGCAGGCGCGGCAGCCCCACACCAGCACCCGCAAGGGGCTGGCGTCCTACCTGTTTTTCTGGGTGGAGAGCGGCTCCGGTGAGTTGGAGTACGAGGGTGCCTGGCACGAGCTGCATGCCGGGGACTGCGTGTTTCTGGATTGCCAGCGCCCCTACCAGCACCACACCGGGGACGATCTGTGGCAGCTGCACTGGGTGCATTTTTATGGGCCGAACATGGCGGCCATTTACAAAAAGTATCAGGAGCGGGGCGGCCTGCCCTGCTTCCGCGCTGCTGACCCCGGCGGATACGCGGCGCTGCTGGACGAATTGTACGCGCTGGCGGAATCCGACACTTACGTGCGGGACATGCAGATTTATGAAAAGCTGATTGCCCTGCTGACCCTGCTGATGGAAGAAAGCTGGCACCCGGACACCGCCCGCGCGCCGGGCAGCAAAAAGCAGAACTTGCAGGAGATCAAGGATTATCTGGACACCCACTACACCGAGAAGATCACGCTGGACGCGCTGGCTGAGCGGTTCTACATCAACAAGTTCTACCTGACCCGCGTGTTTAAGGAGCAGTTCGGTCAATCGGTCACCAACTATCTTGTGCAGCTGCGTATTACCCAATCCAAGCGGCTGCTGCGCTTTACCGACCGCAGCATCGAGGCTGTGGCCCAGGAGTGCGGACTGAACGATGCCAACTATTTTTCCCGCCTGTTTAAAAAGGTGGAGGGCACCACCCCCGGCGAGTACCGGCGGCAGTGGTGAGTTCGAGTTTTACCCAGCACAGACAAACGAAAACGCGGCGGCCTTCCCCTTTTGCCGGGAAAGCCGCCGCGCTGGTTTTTGTATGGTGTTTATTGCCGATCAGGAGAGCAGCATGCGGTCGTTGGCAAAGCCGCCGTCGCTGACCTGCTCAAAGCGCTGGAGCAGGTCGCTGACCTGCAGGTTGGCCTTTTCCTCACCGCGCACATCGTAGATGACATGGCCCTCGTACATCATGATCAGGCGGTTGCCGTACTTGATGGCATCCTTCATGTTGTGGGTGATCATCAGGGTGGTCAGGTGGTTCTCCTGCACGATCTTCTCCGAGAGGGCCAGCACCTTAGCGGCCGTCTTGGGGTCCAGGGCGGCGGTGTGCTCGTCCAGCAAAAGCAGCTTGGGCTTTTTCAGGGTGGCCATCAACAGGGTGACCGCCTGGCGCTGGCCGCCGGAAAGCAGGCCGACCTTGCTGGTCATGCGGTCCTCCAGGCCCAGGTCCAGCGTTTTAAGCAGCTCGTGGTATTCCTCGCGCTCTTTTTTGGTGATGCCCACTTTCAGCGAGCGGGTCACGCCGCGGCGGGCCGCCAGGGCGAGGTTTTCCTCAATGCCCATGGTGGCGGCGGTGCCCATCATCGGGTCCTGAAAGACACGGCCGATGTACTTGGCGCGCTGATGCTCCGACAGGCGGGTGACGTCCTGCCCGTCGATGAGGATCTTGCCCATATCGATAGGCCAGACACCGGCTACCGCGTTGAGCATGGTGGATTTGCCCGCGCCGTTGCCGCCAATGACGGTAACGAAATCGCCGTCTTCCAGCGTCAGGTTCAGGTCTTGCAGGGCCACTTTCTCGTTGACTGTGCCGGCGTTAAAGGTCTTGTAGACGTTTTTGATCTCAAGCATGGTTCTTCTCCCCCTTTTTCACCGAGGTCTTGGTGAAGTATTTGCCCTTCCAGTACGGGATGGTCAGGAACAGCGCCACTACCAAAGCAGTGAGCAGCTTCAGGTCGTCGGTAGACAGGCCCAGGCGCAGGACAAAGACCATGACGATGTAGTAGATGATAGCGCCGATAACGGCGGACAGCAGCTTGAGGGCAAAGTTGCGGAAGATACGGCTGAAGATGACCTCGCCGATGATGACCGCCGCCAGACCAATGACGATAGCACCACGGCCCATGTTGATGTCGGAGAAGCCCTGATACTGGGCCAGCAGACCGCCGGCCAGCGCGACCAGGCCGTTGGAGATCATCAGGCCCAGCACCTTGGTGACGTTGGTGTTGATGCCCTGGGCACGGGCCATGTTCTGGTTAGCGCCGGTGGCACGCAGAGAACAGCCCAGCTCAGTGCCAAAGAACCAGTACAGCACAGCGATCAGCACCGCGCAGAAGATGGTCAGGATCAGGATTGGGTTATTGAGGGCCACATTGCGGACATAACGGGCCGAGACCAGCAGGCCGTACTTATCCACGCTGATGGGCAGGTTGGCTTTGCCGCCGCCCGTGCCGAAGCCCATGATGCGGAGGTTGACTGAATACAGCGCCAGCTGGGTCAAAATACCGGCCAAAATAGCCGGGATGCCGCAGGCCGTGTGGAACAGGCCCGTAACAAGGCCCGCCAGCATACCTGCTGCCGTAGCCGCCAGCAGGGCCAGCCCCACCGGCACCCCGTTAAGCACCATAACAACGCAGACCGCACCGCCGGTACCGAGAGAGCCGTCGACCGTCAAATCGGCCACATCCAGGATGCGGTAGGTTAGGTAGACGCCGATGGCCATAATGCCCCAGATAAGGCCCTGGGCCACAGCACTGGGCATTGAGTTGATCAGGGAAGCAAAGAATCCCATGAATAAAACCTCCGAACTTTTTTGGAATCATGCTGGGGAAACGATGCATCAAAACAGCGGGGAAAGAGCCGTTTCAACCCTCTCCTCGCTGTTTATTCGTGCGTGTGATTCAGGATTTTTTAGTCGGCAATAGCCTCATAGCCGTCCGGCGGGGTGATGCCCAGTGCTTCGCAGTTGGCTGCGTTGTACTTTTTGGTAACGTTGGGGGCAAACGCAACAGGCATGGTGGAGACATCGGCGCCATCGGCCAGGATCTCGGCAGCCATCTCACCAGTCTTGTAGCCCAGATCGTAGTAGCTGATGGACAGGGCGGCAACACCGCAGCCCTTGCAGATGCCTTCCTCACCGGCAACCACAGGAACCTTCTCCGGGATAACCACATTGGCGATGGCCTCGGTGTTGGAAGCAGCGGTGTTATCGGTGGGGATGTAGATTACGTCAGAGGCAGCAGCAGCGGCCTGGGTGACGGAGGTGACATCGTTGGTATCGGTGAAAGCGTAGCGGGTGGTCTCCAGGCCCATCTCCGTGAGATAGCCTTCAATGACATCGCACTGGTAGACGGAGTTGGGCTCAGCGCTGCAGTACAGCAGGCCAACAGTCTTAGCGTTCGGGAACATCTCCTGAATCATGGCTGCCTGCTGGTCCAGCGGGGCCAGGTCAGAGGTGCCGGAGATGTTGTTGCCCACAGTGCCGGTCCAGTCAGAGATGTCCAGCGCAGTGGCGTAGTCGGTAACAGAGGTGCCGAGGACGGGGATGTCGGCGGTAGCCTGGGCAGCAGCCTGCAGCGGGGCGGTGGCGTTGGCCAGGATCAGATCGACGCCAGTGGAGACAAAGCCGCTGACGATGGTGGTGCAGTTGGCGGAATCGCCGGAGGCGTTCTGCTCGTCAAACTTGACGTTGCCCTCGCCCAGCTTCTCGGTCAAAGCGTCCTTGAAGCCCTGGGTGGCGGCGTCCAGCGCCTCGTGCTGGACCAATTGGCAGATGCCGACGGTATAGACCTTGCCGTCGGTGCTTTCGGCGGCGGAAGTTTCTTCGCTCTCCGCGGTGGAAGCTGCGGGGGTGGAATCAGCAGCAGCGGTGCTGGATGCAGTGCTGCCGCAAGCTGCCAGACCCATGGTCATGGCAGCTGCCATAGCGAGTGAAAGTGCCTTTTTCATCTTTGTTCCCTCCAAATAACGGCAACATGCTTACGCGCCGCACAGCGTGCCCTCAAAAGCAGTTGCTTTAGTGCTTTAAAGTATAGCACAGTTTAACGCTTTAAAGCAAGGTCTATCTTGCCAAATTTGGCACTTTGCAGCAGCAAATTCTCAGCATTTTTACCAAAAAACAGCAAAACAGCCCATTGCCCCCCTTTTTCGGGTTCCGCAGCGGACTGTTTATATAGTTTTGAAGTTTAGGTGGGTCAATCAGCAAAGCAGGCATTCTCTGTCTTGGCGATCAGCTCCACAAAGCGTTCCGGGCTGCTGGCGTGGCGCAAAGCGTCCACCAGCGAGTTGCGGCTGAGCAGGTTGACCAGCCGTGCTAAAATTTGCAGGTGCAGGCTTTCATTTCCCGGGGGCACGGCGATCATGAACAAAAGGTCCACCGCCCGGACGTCCGGGGCACCCCAATCCACGCCGTGGCGCAGCGTCAGGGCCGAAATGCTGGGGGCCGATACCCCGGCGTTGCAGGCGTGGGGCAGCGCGATGCCGTCCCCGATGGCCGTGGTGCCGCCGAAGTTTTCCCGCTGGCAGACAGCGTTATAGTAGGCCGTGCCATTGGTGATGGCGCCGGTCTCCTCCTGCAATTCTACCAGGATGCCCAGCACGTCGGCGGCCTCTTTGATGTTGGCGTACAGGCGCACGCCTGCGGGGTTCATCAGTTCGCTTACTTTCATCGTACAGCCCCCTTTGCCCAGATGGCGTCAGGATTTTGTTGCCCGGTCGATCAGTGCGTACAGGTACTCACCTACCGCGCCCTCGGCGCAGGTGCAGGTGGTCACCTCGTCGGCAGTGGCCTTGACCTCGGCGGGTGCATTGGCAACGGCCACAGCATGGCCTGCGGTGCGCATCAGTTCAAGATCGTTATAGTAATCACCGATGACGATGGTGTTTTTGATGGATTTGTTCATCAATGCGCAAAGGTCCTGCAAGCCGGTGGCCTTGCTGACGCCGCCGGGCATGATCTCTAAGTAAATGTTGTTGGTGGCCAGGAAGTAGTTATCCCGGCCGTAGTACTTGGTTTTGGCGTACTGCCCCAGCTTGCGGATGGCCTCGGGGTCAGCGGCAAACACTACCTTGACCCAGCCGTCCGGCACACAGTCAATGGGGCAGGCAATGCTGCCCAGGTGTTCGTCCACCTGGTGGGCGTGGGTAGTCTCGTTGGCGTGGATGACGTACATCTCGCCGTTGCCGGCCATGACCTCCACACCCATGCGCGGGAACTTGTTCAGGATGTCCTTGATAGCCGTGGTGGCCTGCTCCCGGTTGAGGGTCGAGCGGTGCAGCACCGTCTCGGTGGAAAAATCATACAGCAGCGCGCCGTTGCAGGAAATGGCCGGCAGCGAAAGGCGTATGCCTTCCAACGCTGCGCGGATCGACTCCGGCGGGCGGCCGGTAGCCACGGTAAACAGGCCGCCCAGGCTGGTAAAGAGATTGATGACCGTGCGGTTGCAGGCCGGCAGCCCCTCTTTGGCGGTGAGCAGCGTGTTATCCATATCACAGATGACAAGGGTATCGCTTAGCGCTGATTTCATGCGCGATGTTCCTTTCTTAACCGTGTCAGAAACTCTGTAAAATAGGCAGGCAGCGGCGAGTCAAACTGCACCCACTGCTGCGTTGCAGGGTGAATAAAGCCCAATTCTTTAGCGTGCAGGCATTGGCCGTTCAGGCTTTTGATGCAGTTGCGCGGGCCGTAGACGGCGTCCCCTGCCAGCGGGTGACCGATGCTGGCCATGTGTACGCGGATCTGGTGGGTGCGGCCGGTCTTGAGCTGGCAGGCAATGTAGGTAAAGTTGCCGAAGCGTTCCAGCACGCGCCAGCCGGTGTAGGCGTAGCGGGCACCCGAGGTTTCCTGCGGAACGACCGCCATCTTTTTGCGGTCCCGCGGGTCGCGGCCGAGGTACGTTTCCACAAAGCCCTCATCCTCTTTCAGATTGCCGTAGACGATGGCATGGTAGATCCGGTGGATGCTATGCACACTGAACTGGGCGCTGAGCGCCTGGTGCGCAGCATCGTTTTTGGCCATGACCAACAGGCCGCTGGTGCCCTTATCGATACGGTGGACGATGCCGGGGCGGATGGCCCCGCCGATGCCGGAAAGCTGCCCGGCGCAGTGGTACAGCAGCGCGTTGACCAGCGTGCCGTCCGGGTTGCCGGGGGCAGGATGCACCACCATGCCCTTGGGCTTGTTGATGACGATCAAATCGTTATCCTCGTAGACGACATCCAGCGGGATGTTCTGGGGTTGGGCCTCGATGGGCTGAGGTTCCGGCAGGTCGATACAGTAGGCAGCGCCGGGGACAACTTTGTCTTTTTTGTTGACGCAGCTGCCGCCGCGGGTCACTCTGCCCTGCTCCATCAGGTTTTGCAGGGCGCTGCGGGAAAGCTCGGCGCACTGCCCTGCCAGCCAAGCGTCCAGGCGGCCGGAGGCATCAGGCCCAGCGATAAGTTCAATTTTTTCCATTAGCATCATCTGCGGGGGCGGCCGATTCTGTTTTTACGCTTTTCTCGGCTTTTTCTTTAAAGTAGGAGTCGAACAGCACCCACACCATCAGCAGACCGACGCCTACGCAGACGCAGATGTCAGCGAAGTTGAAGATGGCAAAGTTCATGAACAGGACGTTGATGTAGTCGACCACCACGCCGGTAGCGATGCGGTCGATCAGGTTGCCGATGCCGCCGCCCAGTACCAGAGTCCAGGCTACCCGCTCCAGCGGGGTCAGCTTGCGGGCAAACAACATCCACAATACGCCCAACAGCATCAGCGAGGTGGCGGCAATCAGTAGTTTTTGTTTGCCTGCCAGCATCGAAAACGCCATGCCATCATTGAGAAAGTAGCGCAGCTCCAGCACGCCGGGGATCAGCGTCATGGCCGTTTTGGGCAGCAGTACCGCCGTGGCCCAGCGCTTGATAAGCTGGTCAACGCCCACAAGCACAGCCGCCGCCAGCACAGAAAGAACACCAAAAATCATGGTTACTCCCTTATTCAAAAAAATCAGCGGTGCTTATGCAATTATAAGCACCGCTGAACGGTAGATTAAAGACCCAGCACCTTAGCGCAGCGCGGGCACAGGCCGTTTTCGCCAACGGCGGGCTCGTACTTCCAGCAGCGCAGGCACTTGTTGCCGGCTGCGTGGGCAGCGGCAGCGCCCAGACCCTCGACGATGCCCTTGACACCGCCCTCGCCCTCAGTCAGATCGACTTTGGAGACGATGAACAGGTCGGCCAGCTCATCCATGGGGATGGTGTTCAGGAAGTCATAGACCTCCTTGTTGCAGTACAGCGTCAGGCAGGCTTCCAGAGAAGATCCGATGGTCTTATCGGCACGGGCCTGCTCCAGCACCTTCTTGACATCATCACGGATGGCCATGATGCGGTCCCACTTGGCAGTGAAGGCTTCGTCAGCAGCGGCCTTGGCTTCGGGCATCTGCTCAAAGACGACATAGTCCTTCATGCCGGGCATCTTGGGCACATAGCTCCAGATTTCCTGGCTGGTGAAGCTCAGGATGGGGGCCAGCAGCTTAGTAAAGTCGACCAGGATGCGGTACAGCGCGGTCTGTGCACAGCGGCGGGCATGGTCGTCAGCGCAGTACAGGCGGTCCTTGATAACGTCCATATAGAAGTTGGACATATCGATGACGCAGAAGTTGTACAACGCATGGTAAGCGCGGCTGAAGTCGTAGTGGTCGTAGGCATCGCGCATGGTGGCGGTCAGCTGGTTGCATGCTTCCAGCGCCCAGCGGTCGATCTCGAACAGCTGATCGTCAGCGACCATATCCTTGTTGGGATCAAAATCGTTGATGTTGCCCAGCATGAAGCGGGCGGTGTTGCGCATCTTGCGGTAAGCCTCGGACAGCTGGCGGAATATCTCCTTACCGGCGCGGACGTCGACGGTATAATCGCTGGAAGCGACCCACAGACGGACGATGTCGGCACCGTAGTCACGAATGATTTCGCTGGGTTCCACGCCGTTGCCAGCGGACTTGTGCATCTGCTTGCCTTTTTCGTCGACGACCCAGCCATGGCACAGCACCTCGCGGTACGGAGCCTGGCCCTGGGTGGCAACGCTGGTCAGCAGGCTGGACTGGAACCAACCACGGAACTGATCGGCACCTTCCATGTACATATCAACAGGATAGGTCAGCTCCGGGCGCTCGCGGCAGACAGCGCTCCAGGTAGAGCCGGAGTCGAACCAAACGTCCATGATGTCGGGATCTTTCTCCCAATCGGAAGCGCCGCACTCGCAGACTTCGCCCTTGGGCATGATCTCGTTGGCATCGTACTTATACCAGGCGTCGCTGCCCTCCTTGCGGAACAGGTCGGAGACAGCCTTGATGGAAGCATCGGTGATGTGGTACTTGCCACACTTCTTGCAGTAGAAGACCGGGATGGGCACGCCCCAGACGCGCTGACGGCTGATGCACCAGTCGCTGCGGTCACGGACCATGCCAGCCATGCGGTCATGGCCCCAGGCCGGTTGCCAGTGTACACTGTCAATAGCCTTGTAGACATCCTCTTTGAAAGCATCGATGGAGCAGAACCACTGCTCGGTCGCGCGGAAGATGATGGGATGGTGGCAGCGCCAGCAGTGCGGGTACTGGTGGGTGATGTGCTGCACACCCATCAGGTGGCCACTCTCCTTGATATGCTCCAGAATGACCTTGTTGGCATCCCAGACCTTGAGGCCGGCAAATTTCTCGCCAGCTTCGGCGGTCAGGCGGCCGGCGTCATCCACGGGAACAACGACGGGAACCTGCGGGTAGTGGTTAACGCAGACTTCAAAGTCCTCAACACCATGGCCGGGGGCGGTGTGGACGCAGCCGGTGCCGCCTTCGAGGGTGACATGGTCGCCCAGGATGACCAGGCCCTTGCGGTCCAGGAAGGGATGCTGATACTGCATCAGCTCCAGTTCGCTGCCCAGAACGGTGTCGGGCAGGACTTCGTACTCGTCGATGTGGCAGCCCTTCATCGTGGACTCGACCAGCTCGCGGGCCATGATGTGGTAAGCATCGCCGATCTTGACGAAGGCATACTCCAGGTTGGGGTTCAGGCAGGTGGCCACGTTGGCGGGCAGGGTCCAGGTGGTGGTGGTCCAGATGACGATCCAGGCCTTATCCAGCGGGATGTTGTGCTTGGCCAGCACGCCGTTGGGGTCGTCGGTCAGCTTAAAGCGGACGTAGATAGAGTCGCACTCGTCCTCGGCGTACTCGATCTCAGCCTCAGCCAGGGCGGTACGGTCCTCGGGGCACCAGTAAACGGCCTTCATGCCCTTGTAGATGTAGCCTTTCTTGGCCATCTCGCCGAAGATCTCGACCTGGCGGGCCTCAAACTCGGGGCGCAGGGTCAGGTAGGGGTTGGCGAAATCGCCCTGGACGCCCAGGCGCTTGAACTGGGAGTTCATGACATCGATATGCTCGGTGGCGAACTCTTTGCAGATCTTGCGCAGTTCTAGCTTGGAAACGCCGGACTTCTTATCGCCCAGAGACTTCAGGGCTTTCAGCTCGATGGGCAGGCCATGGGTATCGTAGCCCGGCACATAGGGGGCCTGGAAACCAGCCATGTTCTTGTAGCGCAGAATGATGTCCTTGATGATCTTGTTCAGCGCGGTGCCCATGTGGATGTTGCCATTGGCATACGGAGGGCCATCGTGCAGGACCCAGCGGGGTTTGCCCTCGTTGTTTTTGATCATCTGCTCGTAGACGTGGTTCTGCTCCCAGTCTTCCAGCATTTTCGGCTCTTTTTTCGGCAGACCAGCACGCATTTCAAACGGGGTCTGCATCTTGTGGATGGTGTCGTTGTAATTCTGCGCCAAGATTTCCTACTCTCCTCTATAGAAATAGTTTTTGACCTTATTGGTTTATCGGACATCAACTGTCAAAGTCAACGCCCTCAAAGTTATCGAACGCCGGAGAATTCAGCTCCTCCTGCGGTTCGGCACTTACTTTTTTACGGGTGCTGCGCTTGGCCGGGGCTTTGCGGGTGCTGCGTTTGGCAGGCGCCGGGGCAGCTTCCGGCGCATCGCTGTACAGCCCTGCACCGGGCTGGAAGCGGCTGCCGTCGATCGGCATCGGCTCTGCGGCGGGGGCGGTTTCTTCCGGTTCCTCCGGGTGCGGGGCGATAGCGAACTCAACGGTGTCTATCTTTTCCGGGGCGGGCTCGGCCACAGGGGTCGGCTCCGGCGCCGGGGCAGTTTCAGCGGGGTTATAGTAGCTGGTGGCCTGGGGTTCCGGCTCCTGCACAGGCGCGGGGGCCGGGACAGGCTCGGTATAAGGCACAGCCTCGGGGGCGGGCTCAGCATAAGGCTGGTCAGCAGCGGGCTGCGGGGCAGGCTGCTGGGCTTCCTCCTGCGCAGGCGGGTTATATTCCGGCATCTTGCTGATGAGGTTGATGTGCTTGCGGTACATCTCCATCAGCGAACGCTTGAAGCTGTCGGCTTCGCTTTTCAGCGTCACGATCTCCTGCTTGGCCAGTTCCACATCGTCGCGGGCGCGCTGCTCGCGGTCGTCGGCCTTCATATTGGCAGCACGGATGATTTCCGCAGCCTTCTGCTTGGCTTCACGGATCACGTTCTCACCCAAGCGCTGGGCGTTGATCATCGTGGTGCGCAGAGTGTCTTCCTCGGCACGGTACTGGTCGATACGCTGGGCCAGGACGACGAGGTTTTTCTGCATCTCGTCATTTTTAGCCGCCAAGGCATCCATGCTTTCCGCTACCTGCTTGAGGTAGTCATCCACATCATCGCAGCGATAGCCGCGCATCGCTTTGTCAAATGTTACGCGGCGGACATCCTCAGAAGAGATCATGGCTTTCCTCCTGTTTGCGGGCAAAGCCCGTTATTGCCGGATTTCAGGGTCCTGCATTTTATACGAAGAGTCCGGGACTCTTTGTCTCAATACTGGTAAAAGGATATGAACTGGCGATCTTTTTTGCTTTTGCCGCCGATCTCCGCCAAGCGGAAGCGTCCCACGCCCCGCACGGTGATAATGTCGGCCTCATACATAGCCTCGTGGGCGGCGCGCAGCGGCAGATGGTTGACCTCTACCCTGCCTGCGGCGATATATTCCGCTGCTTTGGTGCGGGAAGTGTGCATCATGGCGGCCAGCACCGCATCGGCACGCAGAGCCGAAACGGTGGCTTCGTGCAGTTCCCGTTCGGGGCCGGTCAGCAGGCGGGGCGGCAGTTCGGTGCAGGTTTCCACATGCACGGGGCTATGCCCGGCACTTGTAAAGTTTACGGTGATGAACTCCGCTTTATCCGCCAGCACCACCGCATAAAACACAGCGGCATCGTCGGGGTCCTGCAAAAGGTCACCGATGCAGGCGCGGTCCAAACCTAAGCCTAACAGTGAACCGAGGTAATCTCGGTGGGTTGGCAGTTTAGCGCCGCTGTCGTAGGTCTGCATGCGCAGGTAAGCGGTGGGTTCCTCCTGCCAGGCGTCCGGCGGCTCGATACAGAGCACCTGCCGCTCGGCTCCCTCAAACCCGCCCCAGAAGCGGAAGCTCTCGCAGCCCGCTTTGTGGCAGGCAGCTTCGGCCAACATCTGTTCCCGGTCAGAAAGAAAGCCGGTATACCGCGGAATCCCGCGGCTTTCGGCAACGCGGCAAAGTTCTTCTGCCCGCTTCATTAAGCGGCGTTCCTCGTCGTTCTGCGGCGGGATATAGCCCCGCGTTTTGGCGGCGGGATCAGAAGAAGACGCCATTATTTTCTAACTCGTCGATCAGATCACCCATAATGTCAACATTATAGGGGGTGATGATGAAGGTGCTGGTGGCCACGCGCTTGATCTGGCCGTTGTTGGCATACGCCACGCCGGACAGGAAATCGATCAGACGGCGGGAAACCTCTTTGCCGGTGGATTCCAGGTTCAACACGACGGTGCGCTTGGCGTTGAGCTGGTCCGCGATGGTGGAAGCATCCTCGAAACGCTCCGGCTTGACCAGCACGACCTGCAGCT is a window encoding:
- the gmd gene encoding GDP-mannose 4,6-dehydratase, whose protein sequence is MKKALITGITGQDGSYLAEFLLEKGYDVHGIIRRSSVDYRERIAHLEGHPNFHLHYGDLSDSMSILSVVGKVRPDEIYNLAAQSHVQVSFDVPEFTADVDATGVLRVLEAVRLCGLTDTCRIYQASTSELYGKVEEVPQNENTPFHPYSPYAVAKQYGFWIVKEYREAYNMFCCSGILFNHESERRGETFVTRKITLAAARIAQGKQDKLYLGNLSSLRDWGYAKDYVECMWLILQNKKPEDFVIATGEQHSVREFCQLAFHNVGIELEFVGEGMNEKGIDKATGKVVIEVSPDFYRPTDVVNLWGDPSKAKRELGWNPTKTTFAELVKIMVDHDMKKVAVERAEEHIQTNLAEYLEKGVIK
- a CDS encoding AraC family transcriptional regulator, which encodes MKTPFFDGKLVHSRRVIYTPSPFARSNLIHLQEVGSLQARQPHTSTRKGLASYLFFWVESGSGELEYEGAWHELHAGDCVFLDCQRPYQHHTGDDLWQLHWVHFYGPNMAAIYKKYQERGGLPCFRAADPGGYAALLDELYALAESDTYVRDMQIYEKLIALLTLLMEESWHPDTARAPGSKKQNLQEIKDYLDTHYTEKITLDALAERFYINKFYLTRVFKEQFGQSVTNYLVQLRITQSKRLLRFTDRSIEAVAQECGLNDANYFSRLFKKVEGTTPGEYRRQW
- a CDS encoding ATP-binding cassette domain-containing protein, which gives rise to MLEIKNVYKTFNAGTVNEKVALQDLNLTLEDGDFVTVIGGNGAGKSTMLNAVAGVWPIDMGKILIDGQDVTRLSEHQRAKYIGRVFQDPMMGTAATMGIEENLALAARRGVTRSLKVGITKKEREEYHELLKTLDLGLEDRMTSKVGLLSGGQRQAVTLLMATLKKPKLLLLDEHTAALDPKTAAKVLALSEKIVQENHLTTLMITHNMKDAIKYGNRLIMMYEGHVIYDVRGEEKANLQVSDLLQRFEQVSDGGFANDRMLLS
- a CDS encoding ABC transporter permease is translated as MGFFASLINSMPSAVAQGLIWGIMAIGVYLTYRILDVADLTVDGSLGTGGAVCVVMVLNGVPVGLALLAATAAGMLAGLVTGLFHTACGIPAILAGILTQLALYSVNLRIMGFGTGGGKANLPISVDKYGLLVSARYVRNVALNNPILILTIFCAVLIAVLYWFFGTELGCSLRATGANQNMARAQGINTNVTKVLGLMISNGLVALAGGLLAQYQGFSDINMGRGAIVIGLAAVIIGEVIFSRIFRNFALKLLSAVIGAIIYYIVMVFVLRLGLSTDDLKLLTALVVALFLTIPYWKGKYFTKTSVKKGEKNHA
- a CDS encoding ABC transporter substrate-binding protein, with product MKKALSLAMAAAMTMGLAACGSTASSTAAADSTPAASTAESEETSAAESTDGKVYTVGICQLVQHEALDAATQGFKDALTEKLGEGNVKFDEQNASGDSANCTTIVSGFVSTGVDLILANATAPLQAAAQATADIPVLGTSVTDYATALDISDWTGTVGNNISGTSDLAPLDQQAAMIQEMFPNAKTVGLLYCSAEPNSVYQCDVIEGYLTEMGLETTRYAFTDTNDVTSVTQAAAAASDVIYIPTDNTAASNTEAIANVVIPEKVPVVAGEEGICKGCGVAALSISYYDLGYKTGEMAAEILADGADVSTMPVAFAPNVTKKYNAANCEALGITPPDGYEAIAD
- a CDS encoding PTS sugar transporter subunit IIA, whose amino-acid sequence is MKVSELMNPAGVRLYANIKEAADVLGILVELQEETGAITNGTAYYNAVCQRENFGGTTAIGDGIALPHACNAGVSAPSISALTLRHGVDWGAPDVRAVDLLFMIAVPPGNESLHLQILARLVNLLSRNSLVDALRHASSPERFVELIAKTENACFAD
- a CDS encoding HAD family hydrolase; the protein is MKSALSDTLVICDMDNTLLTAKEGLPACNRTVINLFTSLGGLFTVATGRPPESIRAALEGIRLSLPAISCNGALLYDFSTETVLHRSTLNREQATTAIKDILNKFPRMGVEVMAGNGEMYVIHANETTHAHQVDEHLGSIACPIDCVPDGWVKVVFAADPEAIRKLGQYAKTKYYGRDNYFLATNNIYLEIMPGGVSKATGLQDLCALMNKSIKNTIVIGDYYNDLELMRTAGHAVAVANAPAEVKATADEVTTCTCAEGAVGEYLYALIDRATKS
- a CDS encoding RluA family pseudouridine synthase codes for the protein MEKIELIAGPDASGRLDAWLAGQCAELSRSALQNLMEQGRVTRGGSCVNKKDKVVPGAAYCIDLPEPQPIEAQPQNIPLDVVYEDNDLIVINKPKGMVVHPAPGNPDGTLVNALLYHCAGQLSGIGGAIRPGIVHRIDKGTSGLLVMAKNDAAHQALSAQFSVHSIHRIYHAIVYGNLKEDEGFVETYLGRDPRDRKKMAVVPQETSGARYAYTGWRVLERFGNFTYIACQLKTGRTHQIRVHMASIGHPLAGDAVYGPRNCIKSLNGQCLHAKELGFIHPATQQWVQFDSPLPAYFTEFLTRLRKEHRA
- the lspA gene encoding signal peptidase II; this encodes MIFGVLSVLAAAVLVGVDQLIKRWATAVLLPKTAMTLIPGVLELRYFLNDGMAFSMLAGKQKLLIAATSLMLLGVLWMLFARKLTPLERVAWTLVLGGGIGNLIDRIATGVVVDYINVLFMNFAIFNFADICVCVGVGLLMVWVLFDSYFKEKAEKSVKTESAAPADDANGKN